One window of the Salminus brasiliensis chromosome 1, fSalBra1.hap2, whole genome shotgun sequence genome contains the following:
- the klf10 gene encoding Kruppel-like factor 10 has translation MSASSPQNDDLPFETVDRTPEDWPDPPVSVGDLQAVEALVSMRSKWKGRSFRQREPRPLTPSSDSCEETICAGPSDFHQSALALQCMTPPYSPPATEPVQSDTLEGLDHSASLSTPPPQARAISVIRHTSDPPPCPAGEDDQACTLNPNPSPPSFALGRLSVQAGNDTGVIQDPPSSGTPSTAPPSVTLPSAGLSTASMSSVALFQILPLTPPAVNAPPPPTANPPGSAVLVCSPVVGSQAPSGSIMVLLPQPAVPTQHLLVTTTGSKFTAIAPAPGHSPVLPRTAPPPDPPRVRCHVCTHPDCGKTYFKSSHLKAHLRTHTGEKPFTCQWDGCGRRFSRSDELSRHRRSHTGEKRFSCPVCHSRFMRSDHLSKHARRHLMARRTPAWQTEISRLHGIASGGRAILPLNPKPGS, from the exons ATGAGTGCTTCCTCCCCTCAGAACGAT GATCTGCCATTTGAGACCGTGGACCGAACCCCAGAGGACTGGCCGGATCCCCCGGTGTCTGTAGGAGATCTGCAGGCTGTAGAAGCCCTTGTGTCCATGAGGAGCAAATGGAAGGGTAGAAGTTTCCGGCAGAGAGAGCCTCGCCCATTGACGCCGTCTTCGGATTCCTGTGAGGAGACTATCTGTGCAGGCCCGTCTGATTTCCACCAGTCTGCCTTG GCACTTCAGTGCATGACCCCACCCTACAGCCCTCCAGCTACTGAACCGGTTCAGAGCGACACACTGGAGGGCTTGGATCACAGCGCTTCCCTCAGCACCCCACCGCCGCAGGCCAGAGCCATCAGCGTGATCCGACACACATCCGACCCGCCGCCATGTCCGGCTGGAGAAGACGACCAGGCCTGCACCCTTAACCCCAATCCAAGCCCTCCCAGCTTCGCCCTGGGCCGGTTAAGTGTCCAGGCTGGCAACGACACGGGGGTAATTCAGGACCCTCCGAGCTCTGGCACTCCCTCAACAGCCCCTCCCTCTGTAACTCTACCCTCCGCTGGACTTTCTACTGCCAGCATGTCATCAGTAGCGCTATTCCAGATCCTTCCACTCACGCCCCCCGCGGTCAACGCCCCACCTCCGCCCACGGCTAATCCTCCAGGGTCGGCGGTTTTGGTGTGCAGTCCTGTTGTGGGCAGTCAGGCTCCTTCTGGCTCCATCATGGTCCTTCTGCCTCAGCCAGCGGTGCCCACGCAGCATCTGCTGGTGACCACCACTGGGTCCAAGTTCACCGCTATCGCCCCTGCTCCGGGCCACAGCCCTGTCCTGCCAAGGACTGCGCCCCCACCTGACCCGCCACGCGTCCGCTGCCACGTGTGCACCCACCCCGACTGCGGGAAGACCTACTTCAAAAGCTCGCATCTCAAAGCCCACCTGCGGACTCACACAG GTGAGAAGCCGTTCACCTGCCAGTGGGACGGCTGCGGAAGGCGTTTTTCCCGCTCAGACGAACTGTCCCGTCACAGACGCTCACACACGGGCGAGAAACGCTTCTCCTGCCCCGTGTGCCACAGCCGCTTCATGCGCAGCGACCACCTGTCCAAACACGCCCGGCGCCATCTCATGGCCAGGAGGACTCCGGCCTGGCAGACGGAGATCAGCCGGCTGCACGGCATCGCCTCCGGGGGACGCGCTATCCTGCCCCTCAACCCCAAACCTGGGAGCTGA